In Granulicatella elegans, one genomic interval encodes:
- a CDS encoding MgtC/SapB family protein: MVETILSRNFDAILEVRHLIAIILACLCGWAIGHERKSRNKQAGIKTHVIVALTSALMMLISKEAFLDTSKFDTARVAAQVVSGISFIGGGIIFMRDKKISGITTASGIWATAGIGLAIGGGMWIFGVVCAAVVVIIQLLTHESPLKAQNRQVSIHCLVPDVTIMQKIYDFCHLEDYQSIQVEAKELDDGQYELILRVEHDEEIVIEKIQEYMEEQHSDLEVKKIKFKTEEY, encoded by the coding sequence ATGGTAGAAACAATTTTAAGTAGAAATTTTGATGCAATATTAGAAGTTAGACATTTAATAGCCATTATTTTAGCTTGCTTATGTGGATGGGCTATTGGACATGAACGAAAATCTAGAAATAAACAAGCAGGAATTAAAACTCACGTTATTGTAGCGTTAACTTCAGCGTTAATGATGTTAATCTCTAAAGAAGCATTTTTAGATACTTCCAAATTTGATACAGCACGTGTGGCAGCGCAAGTAGTTAGTGGTATTAGTTTTATCGGTGGTGGAATTATCTTTATGAGAGATAAGAAAATCAGCGGAATTACAACGGCTTCAGGAATTTGGGCAACAGCAGGTATTGGTTTAGCAATTGGTGGAGGAATGTGGATTTTTGGAGTTGTTTGTGCAGCAGTTGTTGTCATAATCCAATTATTGACACATGAGTCTCCATTGAAGGCACAAAATCGTCAAGTCAGTATCCATTGCTTAGTCCCAGATGTAACGATTATGCAGAAGATTTATGATTTTTGTCATTTAGAGGATTATCAATCGATTCAAGTTGAAGCAAAAGAATTGGATGATGGTCAATATGAACTGATTTTACGTGTAGAGCATGATGAAGAAATTGTAATTGAGAAAATTCAAGAGTATATGGAAGAACAACATTCTGATTTAGAAGTGAAGAAGATTAAGTTTAAAACCGAAGAATATTAA
- a CDS encoding FtsB family cell division protein: MNKQQQENSNIIAFKAKKKKLHKNVHLPKVPVWKRVAVWHSLLMAVVIAVIGTLILQIVGQMNQASKIEAQIVEAKKEEAKEKEKQKALVQQVELLQQDDYVAKLARSEYYLSKSGEIIFNTPDDAAQNKIQQAKDNQSRH; the protein is encoded by the coding sequence GTGAATAAACAGCAACAAGAAAATAGCAACATTATTGCGTTTAAAGCAAAAAAGAAAAAATTGCATAAAAATGTTCATTTACCGAAAGTGCCTGTGTGGAAACGAGTAGCTGTATGGCATTCATTACTTATGGCAGTAGTGATAGCTGTTATTGGAACACTGATTTTACAAATTGTTGGACAGATGAATCAAGCTAGTAAGATTGAAGCACAAATCGTAGAAGCGAAAAAAGAAGAAGCAAAAGAAAAAGAAAAACAAAAGGCTCTAGTTCAACAAGTTGAGTTATTACAACAAGATGATTATGTTGCAAAACTTGCACGAAGTGAATATTACTTAAGTAAATCAGGAGAAATTATTTTCAATACACCTGATGATGCTGCGCAAAATAAAATTCAACAAGCAAAAGATAATCAATCTCGTCATTAA
- a CDS encoding S1 domain-containing RNA-binding protein, with the protein MSIEVGNILPGKVTGITNFGAFVDLGNRKTGLVHISEVSNSYIKDIKDVLTVGDEVQVKVMEISGDGKVSLSIRRASADFSEETVEEKPKFQKSASRNQEGQGFKKPYSAKSAPSFEKKSPSQAKVNDFDAMMSSFLKDSEDRLTSLKRNTEGKRGGRGGRRS; encoded by the coding sequence ATGTCAATTGAGGTAGGGAATATTTTACCTGGTAAAGTAACTGGTATTACAAATTTTGGGGCTTTTGTGGATTTAGGAAATCGTAAAACGGGTTTAGTTCACATTAGTGAAGTATCTAACTCTTATATTAAAGATATTAAAGATGTCTTAACAGTTGGAGATGAAGTACAAGTAAAAGTAATGGAAATTTCTGGAGACGGAAAAGTAAGTTTATCAATTCGTCGTGCAAGTGCCGATTTTTCTGAAGAAACTGTTGAAGAAAAGCCAAAATTCCAAAAATCAGCTTCACGTAATCAAGAAGGTCAAGGGTTTAAAAAGCCTTATTCAGCTAAATCAGCTCCGTCGTTTGAAAAAAAATCTCCATCACAAGCAAAAGTGAATGATTTTGATGCAATGATGAGTTCCTTCTTAAAAGATTCTGAAGATCGTTTAACTTCATTAAAACGTAATACAGAAGGCAAACGTGGCGGACGTGGCGGACGTCGCTCATAA